A single window of Vigna radiata var. radiata cultivar VC1973A chromosome 4, Vradiata_ver6, whole genome shotgun sequence DNA harbors:
- the LOC106759430 gene encoding telomere repeat-binding protein 5 isoform X3: protein MVLQKRSYYSFNGQQVPTKRRATRSARRNATFQRLEEKQMCAFDLLATVADNLLQGKQNPTTCSDSSLEKDRDGFVKEECQDLNKPLKTELSDEASCDRRCQHDFVKEGCPDENKPLKAELSDEGSSDRKCFSNISSQVYNQNCCLKEFAVHEIEGHSCIASIVTSSSCSEKFVAETLVDGKGQNGTENLASKIELGSSGSPESIGFKLDGDVSKVKDVQFGKAPMDTGTGLCCSEDHLDEKPPALVSSCCNAKLSGYDDSMPHSSLSKGCDNVLVDSRDDDENFSGCAHPSTKIKSSRPITCIDDRKINKRLASKYLKVAQESKPDKLSNSVICFSIGNVLVLDGNLKPVYSNRKNYYKSQRSEMNIPFKKRKLFKCSDTNSNGYIRSGDTYFSLKNETNQSVSYSPSGMSKDHGTSSLGHSALRSRDSHVKLRIKSFRVPELFIEIPETATIGSLKRTVMEAVTAVLGGGLRVGVILHGKKVRDDSKTLLQTGISRDNHLDALGFALEPNFSQNLPPACATNSLRVPTADVPQPFIGYPSIPAVIHQRIQGFSSMLAEHQATGLGNLVESDHDSAPSPINTSGEKKISDSKELIPEMGMEALAVLPGHQKSKRTEIAQRRIRRPFSVAEVEALVQAVEKLGTGRWRDVKLRAFDNAKHRTYVDLKCRINGKHWCTLQEYPLSKGGESLFLRNFWIGF from the exons ATGGTGTTGCAGAAGAGGTCATATTATAGCTTTAATGGACAACAGGTGCCAACCAAGCGCCGAGCTACTAGATCAGCTAGG AGAAACGCTACATTTCAAAGGTTGGAAGAGAAACAAATGTGTGCATTTGACTTATTGGCCACCGTAGCTGACAATTTATTGCAAGGGAAACAGAATCCTACCACATGTAGTGATAGTTCATTGGAAAAAGATAGGGATGGATTTGTAAAAGAGGAGTGCCAAGATTTAAATAAACCATTAAAAACTGAGCTTTCTGATGAAGCAAGTTGTGACAGAAGATGTCAGCATGACTTTGTTAAAGAAGGATGCCCAGATGAAAATAAACCATTAAAAGCTGAGCTTTCAGACGAAGGAAGTAGTGATAGAAAATGTTTCTCTAATATTTCTTCCCAAGTGTACAATCAAAATTGTTGTTTGAAGGAATTCGCAGTTCATGAAATTGAAGGCCATTCATGCATTGCTTCTATAGTAACAAGTTCTAGTTGCTCAGAGAAGTTTGTTGCTGAAACACTGGTGGATGGGAAAGGCCAAAATGGAACTGAAAATTTAGCTAGCAAAATTGAATTGGGTTCTTCTGGAAGTCCAGAGAGTATTGGTTTCAAGTTAGATGGTGATGTAAGTAAAGTAAAAGATGTTCAATTTGGGAAGGCTCCCATGGATACTGGGACTGGGTTGTGCTGTTCTGAGGATCACTTGGATGAAAAACCTCCAGCACTGGTAAGTTCTTGTTGCAATGCCAAGTTGTCTGGGTATGACGACAGCATGCCTCATAGCTCATTGTCCAAAGGTTGTGACAATGTACTAGTAGATAGTAGAGATGATGACGAAAACTTTTCTGGGTGTGCTCACCCTAGTACCAAAATAAAGTCCTCTAGACCAATTACTTGTATagatgatagaaaaataaacaaaagattgGCTTCAAAATATCTTAAAGTTGCTCAAGAATCCAAGCCTGATAAGTTATCTAATAGTg TAATCTGTTTTTCAATTGGCAACGTGTTAGTTTTGGATGGAAATTTGAAGCCAGTTTACAGCAATAGGAAGAACTATTACAAAAGCCAAAGATCTGAAATGAACATTCCTTTCAAAAAGAGGAAACTTTTTAAATGCTCTGATACAAATTCTAACGGATATATCAGAAGTGGTGACACTTATTTTTCACTCAAGAACGAAACGAATCAAAGTGTTTCATATTCACCTTCCGGGATGAGCAAAG ATCATGGAACATCATCCTTGGGGCACTCTGCATTACGGTCTAGAGATTCTCATG TGAAGCTTAGGATCAAATCATTTAGAGTGCCCGAGCTTTTTATTGAGATTCCAGAAACTGCAACCATTGGGTCCTTAAAG AGGACAGTGATGGAGGCAGTGACTGCAGTACTCGGAGGTGGATTGCGCGTTGGAGTGATTCTCCATGGGAAGAAAGTTAGAGATGACAGTAAAACTCTACTCCAGACTGGAATTTCTCGTGATAACCACCTGGATGCTTTGGGATTCGCCTTAGAGCCTAATTTTTCACAAAATCTACCACCTGCTTGTGCAACTAATTCTCTTCGCGTTCCTACTGCGGATGTGCCTCAACCTTTTATAGG GTATCCTTCAATTCCTGCTGTAATTCATCAAAGGATTCAGGGGTTTTCTAGCATGTTAGCTGAGCATCAAGCAACAGGTTTAGGTAACCTCGTCGAAAGTGATCATGATTCAGCTCCTTCTCCCATCAACACATcaggtgaaaaaaaaatttcagattCCAAAGAACTTATTCCTGAAATGGGTATGGAGGCACTAGCTGTGCTACCTGGGCATCAAAAGTCAAAGCGAACCGAAATCGCACAGCGCCGTATTCGTAGGCCTTTTTCTGTTGCTGAAGTGGAAGCATTGGTTCAAGCAGTTGAGAAACTTGGAACTGGAAG GTGGCGTGATGTTAAGCTTCGTGCTTTTGATAATGCAAAGCATCGAACATacgtggatttgaag TGCAGGATAAATGGAAAACACTGGTGCACACTGCAAGAATATCCCCTCAGCAAAGGAGGGGAGAGCCTGTTCCTCAGGAACTTTTGGATAGGGTTCTAA
- the LOC106759430 gene encoding telomere repeat-binding protein 5 isoform X2: protein MVLQKRSYYSFNGQQVPTKRRATRSARRNATFQRLEEKQMCAFDLLATVADNLLQGKQNPTTCSDSSLEKDRDGFVKEECQDLNKPLKTELSDEASCDRRCQHDFVKEGCPDENKPLKAELSDEGSSDRKCFSNISSQVYNQNCCLKEFAVHEIEGHSCIASIVTSSSCSEKFVAETLVDGKGQNGTENLASKIELGSSGSPESIGFKLDGDVSKVKDVQFGKAPMDTGTGLCCSEDHLDEKPPALVSSCCNAKLSGYDDSMPHSSLSKGCDNVLVDSRDDDENFSGCAHPSTKIKSSRPITCIDDRKINKRLASKYLKVAQESKPDKLSNSVLDGNLKPVYSNRKNYYKSQRSEMNIPFKKRKLFKCSDTNSNGYIRSGDTYFSLKNETNQSVSYSPSGMSKDHGTSSLGHSALRSRDSHVKLRIKSFRVPELFIEIPETATIGSLKRTVMEAVTAVLGGGLRVGVILHGKKVRDDSKTLLQTGISRDNHLDALGFALEPNFSQNLPPACATNSLRVPTADVPQPFIGYPSIPAVIHQRIQGFSSMLAEHQATGLGNLVESDHDSAPSPINTSGEKKISDSKELIPEMGMEALAVLPGHQKSKRTEIAQRRIRRPFSVAEVEALVQAVEKLGTGRWRDVKLRAFDNAKHRTYVDLKDKWKTLVHTARISPQQRRGEPVPQELLDRVLIAHAYWSQQQTKQQLKHHSKPCLLL, encoded by the exons ATGGTGTTGCAGAAGAGGTCATATTATAGCTTTAATGGACAACAGGTGCCAACCAAGCGCCGAGCTACTAGATCAGCTAGG AGAAACGCTACATTTCAAAGGTTGGAAGAGAAACAAATGTGTGCATTTGACTTATTGGCCACCGTAGCTGACAATTTATTGCAAGGGAAACAGAATCCTACCACATGTAGTGATAGTTCATTGGAAAAAGATAGGGATGGATTTGTAAAAGAGGAGTGCCAAGATTTAAATAAACCATTAAAAACTGAGCTTTCTGATGAAGCAAGTTGTGACAGAAGATGTCAGCATGACTTTGTTAAAGAAGGATGCCCAGATGAAAATAAACCATTAAAAGCTGAGCTTTCAGACGAAGGAAGTAGTGATAGAAAATGTTTCTCTAATATTTCTTCCCAAGTGTACAATCAAAATTGTTGTTTGAAGGAATTCGCAGTTCATGAAATTGAAGGCCATTCATGCATTGCTTCTATAGTAACAAGTTCTAGTTGCTCAGAGAAGTTTGTTGCTGAAACACTGGTGGATGGGAAAGGCCAAAATGGAACTGAAAATTTAGCTAGCAAAATTGAATTGGGTTCTTCTGGAAGTCCAGAGAGTATTGGTTTCAAGTTAGATGGTGATGTAAGTAAAGTAAAAGATGTTCAATTTGGGAAGGCTCCCATGGATACTGGGACTGGGTTGTGCTGTTCTGAGGATCACTTGGATGAAAAACCTCCAGCACTGGTAAGTTCTTGTTGCAATGCCAAGTTGTCTGGGTATGACGACAGCATGCCTCATAGCTCATTGTCCAAAGGTTGTGACAATGTACTAGTAGATAGTAGAGATGATGACGAAAACTTTTCTGGGTGTGCTCACCCTAGTACCAAAATAAAGTCCTCTAGACCAATTACTTGTATagatgatagaaaaataaacaaaagattgGCTTCAAAATATCTTAAAGTTGCTCAAGAATCCAAGCCTGATAAGTTATCTAATAGTg TTTTGGATGGAAATTTGAAGCCAGTTTACAGCAATAGGAAGAACTATTACAAAAGCCAAAGATCTGAAATGAACATTCCTTTCAAAAAGAGGAAACTTTTTAAATGCTCTGATACAAATTCTAACGGATATATCAGAAGTGGTGACACTTATTTTTCACTCAAGAACGAAACGAATCAAAGTGTTTCATATTCACCTTCCGGGATGAGCAAAG ATCATGGAACATCATCCTTGGGGCACTCTGCATTACGGTCTAGAGATTCTCATG TGAAGCTTAGGATCAAATCATTTAGAGTGCCCGAGCTTTTTATTGAGATTCCAGAAACTGCAACCATTGGGTCCTTAAAG AGGACAGTGATGGAGGCAGTGACTGCAGTACTCGGAGGTGGATTGCGCGTTGGAGTGATTCTCCATGGGAAGAAAGTTAGAGATGACAGTAAAACTCTACTCCAGACTGGAATTTCTCGTGATAACCACCTGGATGCTTTGGGATTCGCCTTAGAGCCTAATTTTTCACAAAATCTACCACCTGCTTGTGCAACTAATTCTCTTCGCGTTCCTACTGCGGATGTGCCTCAACCTTTTATAGG GTATCCTTCAATTCCTGCTGTAATTCATCAAAGGATTCAGGGGTTTTCTAGCATGTTAGCTGAGCATCAAGCAACAGGTTTAGGTAACCTCGTCGAAAGTGATCATGATTCAGCTCCTTCTCCCATCAACACATcaggtgaaaaaaaaatttcagattCCAAAGAACTTATTCCTGAAATGGGTATGGAGGCACTAGCTGTGCTACCTGGGCATCAAAAGTCAAAGCGAACCGAAATCGCACAGCGCCGTATTCGTAGGCCTTTTTCTGTTGCTGAAGTGGAAGCATTGGTTCAAGCAGTTGAGAAACTTGGAACTGGAAG GTGGCGTGATGTTAAGCTTCGTGCTTTTGATAATGCAAAGCATCGAACATacgtggatttgaag GATAAATGGAAAACACTGGTGCACACTGCAAGAATATCCCCTCAGCAAAGGAGGGGAGAGCCTGTTCCTCAGGAACTTTTGGATAGGGTTCTAATTGCCCACGCATATTGGTCCCAGCAGCAGACTAAGCAACAGCTCAAGCACCATTCAAAACCTTGCCTTCTCCTTTAA
- the LOC106758940 gene encoding uncharacterized protein LOC106758940 — MGDKKKKAQMFVKLVSAAGTGFFYVKRKPRQFTEKLEFRKFDPRVNRHVLFTEAKMK, encoded by the coding sequence ATGGGTGATAAGAAGAAAAAGGCTCAGATGTTTGTGAAACTAGTGTCTGCTGCCGGCACTGGATTTTTCTATGTAAAGAGGAAGCCAAGGCAGTTCACGGAGAAGCTTGAGTTTCGAAAATTTGATCCTAGGGTTAATCGTCATGTTCTCTTTACAGAGGCTAAGATGAAGTGA
- the LOC106759430 gene encoding telomere repeat-binding protein 5 isoform X1, translated as MVLQKRSYYSFNGQQVPTKRRATRSARRNATFQRLEEKQMCAFDLLATVADNLLQGKQNPTTCSDSSLEKDRDGFVKEECQDLNKPLKTELSDEASCDRRCQHDFVKEGCPDENKPLKAELSDEGSSDRKCFSNISSQVYNQNCCLKEFAVHEIEGHSCIASIVTSSSCSEKFVAETLVDGKGQNGTENLASKIELGSSGSPESIGFKLDGDVSKVKDVQFGKAPMDTGTGLCCSEDHLDEKPPALVSSCCNAKLSGYDDSMPHSSLSKGCDNVLVDSRDDDENFSGCAHPSTKIKSSRPITCIDDRKINKRLASKYLKVAQESKPDKLSNSVICFSIGNVLVLDGNLKPVYSNRKNYYKSQRSEMNIPFKKRKLFKCSDTNSNGYIRSGDTYFSLKNETNQSVSYSPSGMSKDHGTSSLGHSALRSRDSHVKLRIKSFRVPELFIEIPETATIGSLKRTVMEAVTAVLGGGLRVGVILHGKKVRDDSKTLLQTGISRDNHLDALGFALEPNFSQNLPPACATNSLRVPTADVPQPFIGYPSIPAVIHQRIQGFSSMLAEHQATGLGNLVESDHDSAPSPINTSGEKKISDSKELIPEMGMEALAVLPGHQKSKRTEIAQRRIRRPFSVAEVEALVQAVEKLGTGRWRDVKLRAFDNAKHRTYVDLKDKWKTLVHTARISPQQRRGEPVPQELLDRVLIAHAYWSQQQTKQQLKHHSKPCLLL; from the exons ATGGTGTTGCAGAAGAGGTCATATTATAGCTTTAATGGACAACAGGTGCCAACCAAGCGCCGAGCTACTAGATCAGCTAGG AGAAACGCTACATTTCAAAGGTTGGAAGAGAAACAAATGTGTGCATTTGACTTATTGGCCACCGTAGCTGACAATTTATTGCAAGGGAAACAGAATCCTACCACATGTAGTGATAGTTCATTGGAAAAAGATAGGGATGGATTTGTAAAAGAGGAGTGCCAAGATTTAAATAAACCATTAAAAACTGAGCTTTCTGATGAAGCAAGTTGTGACAGAAGATGTCAGCATGACTTTGTTAAAGAAGGATGCCCAGATGAAAATAAACCATTAAAAGCTGAGCTTTCAGACGAAGGAAGTAGTGATAGAAAATGTTTCTCTAATATTTCTTCCCAAGTGTACAATCAAAATTGTTGTTTGAAGGAATTCGCAGTTCATGAAATTGAAGGCCATTCATGCATTGCTTCTATAGTAACAAGTTCTAGTTGCTCAGAGAAGTTTGTTGCTGAAACACTGGTGGATGGGAAAGGCCAAAATGGAACTGAAAATTTAGCTAGCAAAATTGAATTGGGTTCTTCTGGAAGTCCAGAGAGTATTGGTTTCAAGTTAGATGGTGATGTAAGTAAAGTAAAAGATGTTCAATTTGGGAAGGCTCCCATGGATACTGGGACTGGGTTGTGCTGTTCTGAGGATCACTTGGATGAAAAACCTCCAGCACTGGTAAGTTCTTGTTGCAATGCCAAGTTGTCTGGGTATGACGACAGCATGCCTCATAGCTCATTGTCCAAAGGTTGTGACAATGTACTAGTAGATAGTAGAGATGATGACGAAAACTTTTCTGGGTGTGCTCACCCTAGTACCAAAATAAAGTCCTCTAGACCAATTACTTGTATagatgatagaaaaataaacaaaagattgGCTTCAAAATATCTTAAAGTTGCTCAAGAATCCAAGCCTGATAAGTTATCTAATAGTg TAATCTGTTTTTCAATTGGCAACGTGTTAGTTTTGGATGGAAATTTGAAGCCAGTTTACAGCAATAGGAAGAACTATTACAAAAGCCAAAGATCTGAAATGAACATTCCTTTCAAAAAGAGGAAACTTTTTAAATGCTCTGATACAAATTCTAACGGATATATCAGAAGTGGTGACACTTATTTTTCACTCAAGAACGAAACGAATCAAAGTGTTTCATATTCACCTTCCGGGATGAGCAAAG ATCATGGAACATCATCCTTGGGGCACTCTGCATTACGGTCTAGAGATTCTCATG TGAAGCTTAGGATCAAATCATTTAGAGTGCCCGAGCTTTTTATTGAGATTCCAGAAACTGCAACCATTGGGTCCTTAAAG AGGACAGTGATGGAGGCAGTGACTGCAGTACTCGGAGGTGGATTGCGCGTTGGAGTGATTCTCCATGGGAAGAAAGTTAGAGATGACAGTAAAACTCTACTCCAGACTGGAATTTCTCGTGATAACCACCTGGATGCTTTGGGATTCGCCTTAGAGCCTAATTTTTCACAAAATCTACCACCTGCTTGTGCAACTAATTCTCTTCGCGTTCCTACTGCGGATGTGCCTCAACCTTTTATAGG GTATCCTTCAATTCCTGCTGTAATTCATCAAAGGATTCAGGGGTTTTCTAGCATGTTAGCTGAGCATCAAGCAACAGGTTTAGGTAACCTCGTCGAAAGTGATCATGATTCAGCTCCTTCTCCCATCAACACATcaggtgaaaaaaaaatttcagattCCAAAGAACTTATTCCTGAAATGGGTATGGAGGCACTAGCTGTGCTACCTGGGCATCAAAAGTCAAAGCGAACCGAAATCGCACAGCGCCGTATTCGTAGGCCTTTTTCTGTTGCTGAAGTGGAAGCATTGGTTCAAGCAGTTGAGAAACTTGGAACTGGAAG GTGGCGTGATGTTAAGCTTCGTGCTTTTGATAATGCAAAGCATCGAACATacgtggatttgaag GATAAATGGAAAACACTGGTGCACACTGCAAGAATATCCCCTCAGCAAAGGAGGGGAGAGCCTGTTCCTCAGGAACTTTTGGATAGGGTTCTAATTGCCCACGCATATTGGTCCCAGCAGCAGACTAAGCAACAGCTCAAGCACCATTCAAAACCTTGCCTTCTCCTTTAA
- the LOC106759162 gene encoding scarecrow-like protein 14 has protein sequence MDRRVSSTINIANDEAESFYDESDVSAVLGYIKQMLMEEDTEEKYSMFHDSLALQHTERSFYQVITHQKSSSPSSTHHHHHHHVHSNPSSRVESPEQNVSGCSSDNSTGSSGSTSISSDSQWSVDYNTPTLPNTFTFPDNFAFHSNSTSTTQSSTNTGFGFLDNTLLDSAFQEQFKRGLEQGTSFLPKHTPFIVDTDSTAFSAVPTVVIKTETEESVEEEHFLSVSRRRNRDQEEYEADGRIRKTSATYVDESELSELLDKVVLGTGLGKRVPSDTALYQNDETLLLANMFGGEVRKSDEEVVDLRALLMLCAQAVASDSPSFAKQLLKQIKQHSSPIGNDTQRLAHYFGNALEACLDGTGFQVYSVLSSKRISAKDMVKAYCAYASVCPFEKITIIFANKSICFQSENAETVHVIDFGIRYGFKWPSLISILSKRPGGPPKLRITGIDQPQPGFRPEERVLETGRRLEHYCKRFNVPFEFNAIARKWDTIRFEDLKIEKNEFVAVNCMFELEHLLDESVVLDNPREAVLRLIKKANPDIFVHSIVNGSHDVPFFVSRFREALFHYSALFNMLETNIDREDPTRLMFEKELFGREIMNIIACEGCERVERPQTYKQWQLQNMRIGFRLLPLDQRVIERIKNRLRQDAHDTNFMLEVDGGWVLQGWKGRILHASSCWVPA, from the coding sequence ATGGATAGAAGAGTCTCCTCCACCATCAATATTGCTAATGATGAAGCAGAATCTTTCTATGATGAGAGTGATGTCTCTGCTGTCCTTGGCTACATAAAGCAAATGCTGATGGAAGAGGACACAGAAGAAAAGTACAGTATGTTCCATGATTCCTTAGCTCTCCAACATACTGAGAGATCATTTTATCAGGTTATCACTCACCAGAAATCTTCTTCCCCTTCTTCCAcacaccatcatcatcatcatcatgttcACAGTAACCCCAGTTCCAGAGTAGAGAGCCCTGAGCAAAATGTCTCTGGTTGCTCCAGTGATAATAGTACTGGTAGTTCTGGCAGTACATCCATCTCCTCTGATTCTCAGTGGAGTGTTGACTATAACACCCCCACACTGCCAAACACTTTTACCTTTCCTGATAACTTTGCTTTCCACTCAAATTCAACCTCCACCACTCAATCTTCCACGAATACTGGATTTGGATTCTTAGATAATACCCTTCTTGATTCTGCATTTCAAGAGCAATTCAAGAGAGGTCTAGAGCAAGGTACCAGCTTCCTTCCTAAACATACTCCGTTCATTGTTGACACGGACAGCACAGCCTTTTCAGCGGTTCCAACTGTGGTAATTAAGACAGAAACAGAAGAAAGTGTTGAAGAGGAGCATTTTCTGTCTGTGTCAAGAAGGAGAAATCGGGACCAGGAAGAGTATGAAGCAGATGGGAGAATCAGGAAGACATCAGCAACGTACGTGGATGAAAGTGAGCTATCTGAATTGCTTGATAAAGTGGTGCTAGGCACTGGTTTAGGAAAACGGGTGCCTTCTGACACAGCCCTTTACCAAAATGATGAAACATTATTATTAGCAAACATGTTTGGTGGGGAGGTCAGGAAAAGTGACGAGGAAGTTGTGGATCTGAGAGCACTATTGATGCTTTGTGCACAAGCTGTTGCTTCTGATAGTCCTTCATTTGCAAAGCAACTATTAAAGCAGATTAAGCAGCATTCTTCTCCAATAGGGAATGATACTCAGAGGCTTGCACATTACTTTGGAAACGCCCTTGAAGCATGCTTGGATGGAACCGGTTTCCAGGTTTATAGTGTTCTATCCTCCAAAAGAATCTCTGCCAAAGACATGGTAAAAGCTTACTGTGCATATGCTTCAGTGTGCCCGTTTGAAAAGATTACAATAATTTTTGCCAACAAATCAATTTGTTTTCAATCTGAGAATGCAGAAACTGTTCATGTCATAGACTTTGGTATCCGCTATGGCTTCAAGTGGCCTTCACTTATCAGCATCCTATCAAAACGTCCTGGTGGACCACCCAAGCTTCGCATCACGGGTATAGATCAGCCACAGCCAGGTTTCAGGCCAGAGGAAAGGGTGCTGGAGACGGGGCGTAGACTTGAACATTATTGCAAGCGTTTCAATGTTCCGTTCGAGTTCAATGCTATTGCAAGAAAATGGGAcaccatcagatttgaggaccTCAAGATAGAGAAAAACGAATTTGTGGCTGTGAACTGCATGTTTGAGTTGGAGCATCTACTTGACGAGTCTGTGGTGTTGGATAATCCAAGGGAAGCTGTTTTGAGGTTGATTAAGAAGGCAAATCCTGATATATTTGTGCACAGCATTGTCAACGGCTCCCATGATGTTCCATTCTTTGTGTCGCGGTTCCGAGAGGCTCTCTTCCACTACTCTGCACTGTTTAACATGCTTGAAACCAACATTGATCGTGAAGATCCTACGAGGTTGATGTTTGAGAAGGAGTTGTTTGGAAGGGAGATCATGAACATCATAGCTTGTGAAGGTTGTGAGAGGGTTGAGAGGCCACAAACATACAAGCAATGGCAGCTTCAAAACATGAGAATTGGGTTTCGGTTACTTCCTTTGGATCAACGAGTCATTGAAAGAATAAAGAACAGGTTGAGACAGGATGCGCACGACACTAATTTCATGCTTGAGGTGGATGGTGGTTGGGTGCTACAAGGTTGGAAGGGTCGAATTCTGCATGCTTCCTCTTGTTGGGTTCCGGCATAA
- the LOC106759430 gene encoding telomere repeat-binding protein 5 isoform X4 has protein sequence MVLQKRSYYSFNGQQVPTKRRATRSARRNATFQRLEEKQMCAFDLLATVADNLLQGKQNPTTCSDSSLEKDRDGFVKEECQDLNKPLKTELSDEASCDRRCQHDFVKEGCPDENKPLKAELSDEGSSDRKCFSNISSQVYNQNCCLKEFAVHEIEGHSCIASIVTSSSCSEKFVAETLVDGKGQNGTENLASKIELGSSGSPESIGFKLDGDVSKVKDVQFGKAPMDTGTGLCCSEDHLDEKPPALVSSCCNAKLSGYDDSMPHSSLSKGCDNVLVDSRDDDENFSGCAHPSTKIKSSRPITCIDDRKINKRLASKYLKVAQESKPDKLSNSVICFSIGNVLVLDGNLKPVYSNRKNYYKSQRSEMNIPFKKRKLFKCSDTNSNGYIRSGDTYFSLKNETNQSVSYSPSGMSKDHGTSSLGHSALRSRDSHVKLRIKSFRVPELFIEIPETATIGSLKRTVMEAVTAVLGGGLRVGVILHGKKVRDDSKTLLQTGISRDNHLDALGFALEPNFSQNLPPACATNSLRVPTADVPQPFIGYPSIPAVIHQRIQGFSSMLAEHQATGLGNLVESDHDSAPSPINTSGEKKISDSKELIPEMGMEALAVLPGHQKSKRTEIAQRRIRRPFSVAEVEALVQAVEKLGTGRWRDVKLRAFDNAKHRTYVDLKV, from the exons ATGGTGTTGCAGAAGAGGTCATATTATAGCTTTAATGGACAACAGGTGCCAACCAAGCGCCGAGCTACTAGATCAGCTAGG AGAAACGCTACATTTCAAAGGTTGGAAGAGAAACAAATGTGTGCATTTGACTTATTGGCCACCGTAGCTGACAATTTATTGCAAGGGAAACAGAATCCTACCACATGTAGTGATAGTTCATTGGAAAAAGATAGGGATGGATTTGTAAAAGAGGAGTGCCAAGATTTAAATAAACCATTAAAAACTGAGCTTTCTGATGAAGCAAGTTGTGACAGAAGATGTCAGCATGACTTTGTTAAAGAAGGATGCCCAGATGAAAATAAACCATTAAAAGCTGAGCTTTCAGACGAAGGAAGTAGTGATAGAAAATGTTTCTCTAATATTTCTTCCCAAGTGTACAATCAAAATTGTTGTTTGAAGGAATTCGCAGTTCATGAAATTGAAGGCCATTCATGCATTGCTTCTATAGTAACAAGTTCTAGTTGCTCAGAGAAGTTTGTTGCTGAAACACTGGTGGATGGGAAAGGCCAAAATGGAACTGAAAATTTAGCTAGCAAAATTGAATTGGGTTCTTCTGGAAGTCCAGAGAGTATTGGTTTCAAGTTAGATGGTGATGTAAGTAAAGTAAAAGATGTTCAATTTGGGAAGGCTCCCATGGATACTGGGACTGGGTTGTGCTGTTCTGAGGATCACTTGGATGAAAAACCTCCAGCACTGGTAAGTTCTTGTTGCAATGCCAAGTTGTCTGGGTATGACGACAGCATGCCTCATAGCTCATTGTCCAAAGGTTGTGACAATGTACTAGTAGATAGTAGAGATGATGACGAAAACTTTTCTGGGTGTGCTCACCCTAGTACCAAAATAAAGTCCTCTAGACCAATTACTTGTATagatgatagaaaaataaacaaaagattgGCTTCAAAATATCTTAAAGTTGCTCAAGAATCCAAGCCTGATAAGTTATCTAATAGTg TAATCTGTTTTTCAATTGGCAACGTGTTAGTTTTGGATGGAAATTTGAAGCCAGTTTACAGCAATAGGAAGAACTATTACAAAAGCCAAAGATCTGAAATGAACATTCCTTTCAAAAAGAGGAAACTTTTTAAATGCTCTGATACAAATTCTAACGGATATATCAGAAGTGGTGACACTTATTTTTCACTCAAGAACGAAACGAATCAAAGTGTTTCATATTCACCTTCCGGGATGAGCAAAG ATCATGGAACATCATCCTTGGGGCACTCTGCATTACGGTCTAGAGATTCTCATG TGAAGCTTAGGATCAAATCATTTAGAGTGCCCGAGCTTTTTATTGAGATTCCAGAAACTGCAACCATTGGGTCCTTAAAG AGGACAGTGATGGAGGCAGTGACTGCAGTACTCGGAGGTGGATTGCGCGTTGGAGTGATTCTCCATGGGAAGAAAGTTAGAGATGACAGTAAAACTCTACTCCAGACTGGAATTTCTCGTGATAACCACCTGGATGCTTTGGGATTCGCCTTAGAGCCTAATTTTTCACAAAATCTACCACCTGCTTGTGCAACTAATTCTCTTCGCGTTCCTACTGCGGATGTGCCTCAACCTTTTATAGG GTATCCTTCAATTCCTGCTGTAATTCATCAAAGGATTCAGGGGTTTTCTAGCATGTTAGCTGAGCATCAAGCAACAGGTTTAGGTAACCTCGTCGAAAGTGATCATGATTCAGCTCCTTCTCCCATCAACACATcaggtgaaaaaaaaatttcagattCCAAAGAACTTATTCCTGAAATGGGTATGGAGGCACTAGCTGTGCTACCTGGGCATCAAAAGTCAAAGCGAACCGAAATCGCACAGCGCCGTATTCGTAGGCCTTTTTCTGTTGCTGAAGTGGAAGCATTGGTTCAAGCAGTTGAGAAACTTGGAACTGGAAG GTGGCGTGATGTTAAGCTTCGTGCTTTTGATAATGCAAAGCATCGAACATacgtggatttgaag GTATAA